The following DNA comes from Pseudomonadota bacterium.
GGATAGCCACAACCAAGAGCCGCTCTGCATAGCTAGGATCTGATAAACGTTCGCGCCTTACCGTTGAAAAACGATCACCTCCATCATCCTCAAGCTCCTCCTTCCAGCTCGATTCAAGCTCAAGATTACCGTGCTCAAGCCCATTCAATACGGCCTCCTGCACAGCCAATCTGACCTTGAGCGCCGCACTTTGATCTAGCGCGCCTATTGCCTGAAGTCTGCTTACGATCGGAAGCGGTACAGTATCGAGCTTTATGATATCACGACATGAAAATACCATCTCGGTGCGCTCATGCGTGACAAATTTGCATACGAGCCGTTCGCGCTCATCCTGCCTATGCGCACACATAATTTGCTGCACCACCCGTTCCAACCATGGAAAATCTATCGGTCGCGCCAGCAGGTCAGTTGCCCCATTTCTAAAATAATTGAGTGCCTCGTCATACGAAGCCTGCTCACTTACAGCTATAATGGCCTGTGTTGGCCGCTTCTGCAGAATCTCTTTGAAAAGCCCAAGGGAATCTAGCCCAGGCATGGCAACGTCAGCGATCACAATATCGTAGCAACTATTCTCTAAGGCGTTATTAAGCAGCTCTAATTCAGCAACTACCTCGTACACCCATCCCCTACGCTCAAAAAAGTCTCCGAACATTGTGCGACTCTGGGCATCTCCATCAGCTAATAGGATGCTTGGTGGTATCGAGGCAACGCTCATTTGCGCTTAGCTCCTGGTATTCTTTAGTTCACTACCATCACTCTTTTGTTAAACATCTACTTCTCTTCAGGGAGTAGCTTATCGAGCATAAGAAGCTCGAAGGTCTCCTTAACAAATCCGTTCAGTGGCTTTACCATCAACACACCGTTCTCTGCCTTAAGCCGCTTGTAGCACATCAACACCTTTCCGATGCCGTAGCTATTAATGATCTGAGCACCAGAGAGATCGAGTACGATCGTTCTCTTGCCCTGCTCGTAGATGTCGTTGAACGCCGCGCGCAACGCCTCTCCAGCCACCTCGGTGTCGAGATCGCTCGTTATCCTGATATAGCCCTTATCTCCGACGATCTCCGTTGGGAAATCCATAGCAACCCCCTCTAAAAACTAACCGCTTACAAAAGCAATCGACCTCCTAGCTGAATTTCTTAAGGGTTTATCCCCCGATACATTCACTTGGTAATTCAGTATCTTATAGAACGATTACAGAATAGCGCCCTAAGCTTTAAGCTTGCTCCCTTACAAGAAACCATTACGCTATCCGCCATAACTTGATCTTTAACCCCTTCCCTCGCTATACTATTTGTGCAATTTCATAGCTATTTCGTGGGGTTATCAGAGTTTCTTAAGATGCGGTATTTGGCGCATTTGCAAGGGCTCTGTCGTCTTGAGAAGGTCATGCCTACACTACTCACCGCTACAACCGAAGCAGACGCCTATTCACCGCAGCACGGAGCCGAGACTGCCGACGTACACTCCTCCTCACAGGAGTACGCTGCTCGCTTCGGCGGCGCTGTTGGAGGCTGGATGTTATCAGTTCAGGAAGCTGCCGTTCTTAAGCTTCTAGACCAGCACTGCACCTCGGTACTCGATGTCGGTGGAGGACATGGCCAGATTGCACTCCCACTAGCTACTAAGGCCAATCGTGCCGTCACCGTTCTTGGCAGCTCTCCCGTATGCGCCGAACTACTGCGCCGCTACATCGACACAGGATCGATCTCGTTTAAAACAGGAAACCTGATTGAACTGCCCTATGAGCACGGCTCTTTTAATTTAGTGGTGAGTTTTAGGCTCTTGAGCCACTGTACAGCATGGAGAACCCTGATCGCCGAGATGTGTCGTGTCTCAAATCATGCCGTTATAGTAGATTATCCTGTCCGGTTCAGCTCCAACGTTCTTACCCCCCTACTCTTTTCAGTCAAGAGACGGCTTGAGGGCAACACCAGAACTTACCGCATATTTTCTACGCGTGAGGTTCATCGTGAATTCAAAAAGGCTGGCTTTAGACTATTGGGACTTGAAAAACAGTTCCTCTTTCCGATGGGGCTTCATCGCGCACTCAAGAGTCGCAAACTATCGCAGCTACTAGAAACGGTTGCTCGAGCTACTTTGCTCACGCGATTATTCGGCTCGCCTGTCGTAGCCAAATATGTACGAAAGGGCGCGCATGTCAGCGAGTAGCGAGTCGGTATCAACGAGGCGCCCAGCATCCCTGGCGATCCTACCGGAGGCTCCCGCACTCCTACCGCTTAGAGCTTCGGGGCCAATGGTCACTCCGCTACGGTGGGAAACCG
Coding sequences within:
- a CDS encoding STAS domain-containing protein, translated to MDFPTEIVGDKGYIRITSDLDTEVAGEALRAAFNDIYEQGKRTIVLDLSGAQIINSYGIGKVLMCYKRLKAENGVLMVKPLNGFVKETFELLMLDKLLPEEK
- a CDS encoding class I SAM-dependent methyltransferase yields the protein MAHLQGLCRLEKVMPTLLTATTEADAYSPQHGAETADVHSSSQEYAARFGGAVGGWMLSVQEAAVLKLLDQHCTSVLDVGGGHGQIALPLATKANRAVTVLGSSPVCAELLRRYIDTGSISFKTGNLIELPYEHGSFNLVVSFRLLSHCTAWRTLIAEMCRVSNHAVIVDYPVRFSSNVLTPLLFSVKRRLEGNTRTYRIFSTREVHREFKKAGFRLLGLEKQFLFPMGLHRALKSRKLSQLLETVARATLLTRLFGSPVVAKYVRKGAHVSE
- a CDS encoding ATP-binding protein → MSVASIPPSILLADGDAQSRTMFGDFFERRGWVYEVVAELELLNNALENSCYDIVIADVAMPGLDSLGLFKEILQKRPTQAIIAVSEQASYDEALNYFRNGATDLLARPIDFPWLERVVQQIMCAHRQDERERLVCKFVTHERTEMVFSCRDIIKLDTVPLPIVSRLQAIGALDQSAALKVRLAVQEAVLNGLEHGNLELESSWKEELEDDGGDRFSTVRRERLSDPSYAERLLVVAIQYDGVMLEISIKDQGQGFLNLSTDPHQVIAADVACSGRGLALMSSAVDEVFFYNNGSEVRLRKATNNARRA